The Oryza glaberrima chromosome 9, OglaRS2, whole genome shotgun sequence genome includes a window with the following:
- the LOC127784975 gene encoding auxin-responsive protein SAUR36-like — MIHSKRLAQLARRLQRVKTTAAREDDACCTTSPVADKGRCTMYTADGRRFKVPLPYLGTTVFGELLRMSQEEFGFAGDGRITLPCDAAVMEYVMCLLRRNASEDVERAFLSSVVMSCQDSSCGVPPVALHQQFSVCSS, encoded by the coding sequence ATGATACATTCCAAGAGGCTTGCTCAGCTGGCGAGGAGGCTGCAGAGGGTCAAGACGACGGCCGCCAGGGAAGACGACGCCTGCTGCACGACTTCTCCGGTTGCAGACAAGGGCCGTTGCACCATGTACACGGCAGACGGGAGGCGGTTCAAGGTGCCATTGCCGTACCTCGGAACAACGGTCTTCGGCGAGCTCCTGAGGATGTCACAAGAGGAATTCGGGTTCGCCGGTGATGGGAGGATCACACTGCCCTGTGATGCGGCCGTGATGGAGTATGTCATGTGCTTGCTGAGGAGAAATGCATCGGAGGATGTTGAGAGGGCGTTCCTGAGCTCTGTAGTGATGTCTTGCCAAGATTCAAGCTGTGGAGTGCCACCTGTGGCCTTGCACCAACAATTTTCAGTTTGTAGCTCCTGA
- the LOC127784971 gene encoding auxin-responsive protein SAUR36 translates to MPLQTIHKLKHQYTHNKSSSHQKKHTMINPKRLVHLAKKWQHMAALGRRRLTITGATKEVNLRCSSAIADKGHCIIYTADGERFGVPLTYLSTTVFGELLRLSEDEFGFTGEEKITLPCEAAVMEYVMCLLRRKPSEEVEQAVVSSVVMPCNYKSSTSMVSVNLSQSLAIF, encoded by the coding sequence ATGCCACTTCAAACCATCCATAAACTGAAGCACCAATACACTCACAACAAAAGCTCATCTCATCAGAAGAAACACACCATGATCAATCCTAAGAGGCTAGTTCACCTGGCAAAGAAGTGGCAACATATGGCAGCTCTTGGGAGGCGGAGGCTGACGATAACGGGAGCAACTAAAGAAGTCAACCTACGCTGCTCATCAGCCATCGCAGATAAGGGCCACTGCATCATCTATACAGCTGATGGAGAGCGATTTGGGGTTCCATTGACATATCTGAGTACAACTGTGTTTGGCGAACTCCTAAGGTTGTCTGAGGATGAATTTGGATTCACAGGTGAGGAAAAGATCACACTTCCTTGTGAGGCAGCAGTGATGGAGTATGTGATGTGCTTGCTTAGGAGAAAGCCCTCGGAAGAGGTGGAACAGGCTGTTGTGAGCTCTGTCGTAATGCCATGTAATTACAAGAGTAGCACTAGCATGGTTTCAGTCAATCTTAGCCAGTCACTAGCTATATTTTAG
- the LOC127784976 gene encoding uncharacterized protein LOC127784976, producing the protein VQWCPQREAARFRLEFCWGHWGSNGSGLVAVLSDTCYSLLLNWAEVLCNHPRSSLYGCAKFTNYSAHLPVSRYLEISKLTSEDEGSSNLLEQIDSGTGYHNTRCKMHSCIQINFFGWDTRKRGQTERDGQPPAQ; encoded by the exons GTGCAATGGTGTCCCCAACGGGAGGCAGCGAGATTCAGATTAGAATTTTGCTGGGGCCACTGGGGAAGCAATGGTAGTGGATTAGTAGCTGTTCTATCAGATACATGCTACAGTCTGCTGCTGAACTGGGCAGAGGTTTTATGCAACCATCCAAGGTCCAGCCTTTATGGATGTGCTAAATTCACTAACTATTCAGCTCACCTTCCTGTATCAAGATATTTGGAGATAAGCAAGCTG ACATCTGAAGACGAAGGTTCGTCGAATCTTCTTGAGCAGATCGATTCAGG GACAGGGTATCACAATACCAGATGCAAGATGCACTCATGTATCCAAATCAACTT TTTTGGATGGGACACGAGAAAAAGAGGGCAAACTGAGCGTGACGGCCAGCCGCCGGCGCAGTAA